Part of the Rhipicephalus sanguineus isolate Rsan-2018 chromosome 5, BIME_Rsan_1.4, whole genome shotgun sequence genome is shown below.
ATGTCGATTATTCAATTCATCGACGTAAAAACTTTGATCGATAGCGATTATTTGTTCAATTGTTAGAGCTCGCAATAATTAATCCTGCTTCTATTCAAAAATAAATTGACCATCCCCAGAACAGATGTGTTCGAAGCGCAAATTATTCTAACGCTCTCACAGCTAGATTCACTGCACGTTAAACACTAAGAAATAAGTACAACTGCACTGACTGCTCACGCATTACGTTACTGCAGCGTCCTGCGCAATGCTGCTGCTCCTGTGCGCACTCCTGCCCCGAGGGGAAGCCTCCCGCGCCTGCAACGCCTGCGGACCGGAGTGCGTTACTGCGTGCGGGACAGCCATGTTCCGGGCCTGCTGCTTCAACTACAACCGCAAACGGAGCGGCCCCGCCACAAGCAGCTCCGGATCAGAAATCCGGGACATGGCGGCCTCCGGCGGCGGGTCAGCAAACATGGATTCAACCGACAGCGCCACCTTTGAGAGTCGCAACGAAGCAGGAGATGGTGCGGCCGGCAGCGGAATTCGACAGGATGCCTGGGCGCTCTTTTGGATGCTGCCTGCGCGGCAGCGGCAAGCTGCGCTATTTTAAAACGGGCACTATGAATAAACACTGAATAAACGGAATGGTGGACGAATAGCATGATTGTGACATGTGTTTGCTGACAGGCCACAAACTGAAGAGCGCTGTGTACGGCCATCATAGGCGTGcccagggttccccattagagggggggcaaaggttcttcgcagcgctccccccaccctactaagtcaatgtatggggcagatgttgcgccccccccccttcttaggtggctagaagggtcaatgtacgggacagattttgcgcccccctcttaggtgattagggggggcggccgcccccctgcccctgcccccccccccccctgggcgcacgcctatgacggcCATCATTCCGAGGCGATGATACCTCGCCGTAGATTCCCAGGGTACCAATAATGTACATACGGTTTAATGTCATCGAGGACTCCGCAATCGAAGACTTCGGAGTATCGAGTTACGACGGCTGGGTAAGTTAATGAGAACGATATCTGGTTCTCATACTTACCACCAGTGTCGTAACCAGGGGTTGGCACACCaaacccgtgccccccccccccccccccgaaattttgttcTCCCATAGCACAaaacgacactcgaccacacttacctacCGGGACCCTATGCCGGATCAAGGGCATGCCCCtttccccccgcccccctccccgaaaaaatttctgtctacgccgcTGCTTGCCACTTATGATTACCACTTAATACTGTCCTTTTTCGCGAACACAGCGATTTGTCGAGCCTTGCAGTTACGTATCCGCGCATCACAAAAATGACAAACTTAAAGAGGTGCTGacattttttttcgaaggcgagtttactgtgtcatacaaatctcctgtatgcagatctcctgtatgcagagacggctctgagcaagtgtgaagctcagcaaatgctgataagatattttaagttgatattaaaatcaattttttcATGGAGttcctactgacatcgacactagcttgacgtcaggctacactacaaattctggtgacttcacgcagcagtctggctagttgtgatgacggtaggtaccaaaac
Proteins encoded:
- the LOC119394423 gene encoding uncharacterized protein LOC119394423 gives rise to the protein MFSLYKRGPAARLAPDVGEAVHLANMAKKLGPVLVPASCAMLLLLCALLPRGEASRACNACGPECVTACGTAMFRACCFNYNRKRSGPATSSSGSEIRDMAASGGGSANMDSTDSATFESRNEAGDGAAGSGIRQDAWALFWMLPARQRQAALF